The window TGACGCCGAGCACGAGGTACTCTTCGCCGTCGAGACGAATGCTCCGGCCGATCCAGCTCGGCTCGCCGCCGAGATCGCGGCGCCAGAGCGCGTGAGATAGAACGACCACCCGCTCGTCGTCGTCACCGGTGAAGACACGTCCCAGGAGCGGCTCGACCCCGAGGAGCGTGAAGAGCGACTCCGTTGCCTTCAACCCCTGGATGCGAACGACGACGCCGTCGCGATCGAGCATCGGATCGAACGGGCGGGCCGCCGTGACATCGCGGAGGCTCTCGCTGTGCCGCCAGTCGTCGAAATCCGCGGCCGTCGTCGGGTTTCTGGTTTCTTTCCGGCCGCGGTCGTGCCGGAACAGGGCCACGAGGCGCGACGGCTCATCGTAGGGCAGAGGTCGCCACAAAACGGCCTCGACGATTGCGAAGACCACGGTGGCCCCGGTGATACCGAGGGTGAGCGTCACGGCGGCCGGAAGGCTGACGGCCGAATTCTGGCGCAAGCTTCGCGCCGCTACGACGAGATCGCGAATCCAAAGCGCCGCCATTCCCCTGGTTGGACGTTCAGGGGAGCCGGCCGGTTAGCAGAAGAACGATGAGCCCTCGAGAAACCTTGGTGTTTGTTCTGAGCCCGCTCAGAACAGGACGCGGAATCCCACTCCCGCGCGGAAACCCCCGGCATCGAACTCGACGCTGTCACCTTCCTCAGAGGCCAGGCTCACCCGGGCGCGGCTGAACCGTGCCTGGAACGCGAATCCAAACTCCGGACTGAGCATGAAGATCACTCCACCGCCCACGTTGAACCCAAAGGGATTGTCCTCCAGCGTCTCGACTTCGGTGTCCTCGAAGCTGACCTCGTCGAAGGGGTATTCCTCTTCGAAGAGGACTTCTGCGAGGACGTCCGTCCGGGTGAAGAATACCGTTGGGCCAGCGAACCCCTCGAAGATGAGCCACGGGGTCGCGGCCTTGGAAAACCTGGCGAAAATGTGAACCGCTGTCTCTCGATACGAGAGGTCGCTCACATCCCCGGAAAGCTCTCGCGACTCGTCGAAAAAGAAAGGGTGCGGGAAAGTTGCTTCAAAGGACCCCTCGTTCTTGCGATCGAAGAGCTCGAAAGATCCGCCCACTCCGAAGGACTCGGTGACGAGATACGTTCCTCCGACCTCGAACGTCGGTCCGGTCCCTCCCGTGTACTCGGTCTCGATAGTCCCTTCCTCGAGATACAGGTCAAAAGTCCTCGATTGGGTGAAATCGATGGTCGTGGCATGGTAGGAGGCATTGAAAAGCAATTGAAAATGCTTTCTCCCGCTCTCCTCCGGCGCGTCTTCGGCCTGGAGCGAGGTAGGCTCGGCGACGGGCTCGGCTTCGGGCTCCTCCAATGTTTCTTCCTCTTCTTCGACGGCGACGGGCTCCTCGGGCACTGTGGGCTCCTCGGGGACGGGCTCCGCCGGTAGAGGCTCCGCCGGCGGCTCCGGCTCGATGAGGACGGGTTCCAACCGTTCGGTCTCGAGTGGCTCCTCAATAGCCTCCCCACCCCAGCTGGGAGAAAAATGAACTCCGGACGGCATGTGGTTCGCCTGCCGCGTCGCTTTCAGATCCACGAGCTCCGACCACACCGACCAGGAACGACCGTTGAGCGCCACCATGTTGACCACGTTATCGGTGATCTCGAAGGCCCGAACGTCGTAGGAAGACCCGTCCTTCATGATGACCCGGTCGGTCACCGCGAGGACCGGGCTCGCAATCAGAGCTGCGAGAACGAGGCCGGAAAGGACGGGCGTACGCATATTTTCCTCCCTCGACGACGAGGTGTAACTCAGTGGCTGCGCGTGGCCCCCCCAGGCCCGCGAAAAGCTTCGCGTGTGTGCACTAAGTAAACGGTACCACAGTCAATGTGAAACCTCGAACTCGGTGCGGGAAGGCTCTGGTAATGCTTCGCGAGTCTAGCGAATCGAGAAAAGATGGTGCTGGGTGCGAATGAGGAGCTGGCCCTTCGCTGCCGCGGGTGTCGCCATGATGACTTCACCCATCGCGTTTCGGTGCAGCAACTCGTAGTCGGGACCGGCGCGCACGACATAGACCTCGCCTTCCTCGCTCGACAGATACAGCCGGCCGTCGGCCACGATCGGCGAGGCGCTGAAGGCACCAGCGGCAGCCCGAGTCTGATACACGCGCTCACCCGATCGGGCGCGGTAGCAGGAGAGCACGCCGTTGTCCTGGAGTGTGTAGAGGTAGTCGCGATAGGCGACCGGCGTCGTCATATAGGAGCCGTCTCTCGTCGTGCGCCAGGCCACGAAATCCGTCCCGGCAATATCGCCGCTTCCGCCCGGCCGTATCGCGAAGATGGGTTTGATTCGGTATCCGCTCACGATGAAAACGAGGTCGTTCCATACGACGGGCGTCGGCGTCGTGTTCTTCGAGCTTCCCGCGAGGCGCCAGAGCTCCTTCCCGGTCATCGGGTCGTAGCCTTGCATGAGCTCGGCCCCGTTGATGAGAAGCTCCACTCGTTTCTCACCTTGGTAAAGGGTCGGCGTCGAGAAAGACGAGATGACGTCACGCTCTGCGCGCCACACGGGCTCACCGGTTGCGGCGTCGAACGCGGCGATGAACGAACCTCCGGCCTGCTGATCGGCGAGAACGATGACGAGTCCGTCGAAGATGATTGGAGAGCTTGCGGGCCCCCAGTCGTAGGTATCGTCGTACGAAGCGCCGGCGTCGATGACGCCGAGGTCACGATTCCATAGCGGAGTTCCCTCGAG is drawn from Vicinamibacteria bacterium and contains these coding sequences:
- a CDS encoding PQQ-binding-like beta-propeller repeat protein, translating into MLQPVAVNFSVLVLTALLAGPATAQNWPSFRGPNASGVADGLDLPTHWDAQTGANVDWKTAIPGLGHSSPVVWEDRVFLTTAVSDDPSSIFVHGIDGRIDRRSDLSPHTYYVYGLDRATGHVLWRRQVYRGVPKIQRQRKNSYASPTPVTDGERVVAYFGSEGLYAFDLEGTPLWNRDLGVIDAGASYDDTYDWGPASSPIIFDGLVIVLADQQAGGSFIAAFDAATGEPVWRAERDVISSFSTPTLYQGEKRVELLINGAELMQGYDPMTGKELWRLAGSSKNTTPTPVVWNDLVFIVSGYRIKPIFAIRPGGSGDIAGTDFVAWRTTRDGSYMTTPVAYRDYLYTLQDNGVLSCYRARSGERVYQTRAAAGAFSASPIVADGRLYLSSEEGEVYVVRAGPDYELLHRNAMGEVIMATPAAAKGQLLIRTQHHLFSIR
- a CDS encoding ABC transporter permease — translated: MRQNSAVSLPAAVTLTLGITGATVVFAIVEAVLWRPLPYDEPSRLVALFRHDRGRKETRNPTTAADFDDWRHSESLRDVTAARPFDPMLDRDGVVVRIQGLKATESLFTLLGVEPLLGRVFTGDDDERVVVLSHALWRRDLGGEPSWIGRSIRLDGEEYLVLGV